A portion of the Candidatus Methylacidiphilales bacterium genome contains these proteins:
- a CDS encoding type II toxin-antitoxin system Phd/YefM family antitoxin, with product MTAHQLQEAKQRFSKVASQAARGKPQLVTKHGKPFVVIVSAEEWSQTRNTGTAVWDRLRACPEDLSLLVQPRSKDLPRNVGL from the coding sequence ATGACCGCCCATCAACTCCAAGAGGCCAAGCAGCGTTTTTCCAAGGTCGCCAGCCAGGCGGCCCGGGGCAAACCCCAACTGGTGACCAAGCACGGCAAGCCGTTCGTGGTGATCGTGAGTGCCGAGGAATGGTCCCAAACCCGAAATACCGGCACGGCGGTTTGGGACCGACTGCGCGCCTGCCCTGAAGACCTCTCCCTTTTGGTGCAACCGCGCAGCAAAGACCTGCCCCGCAACGTCGGTTTATGA
- the eda gene encoding bifunctional 4-hydroxy-2-oxoglutarate aldolase/2-dehydro-3-deoxy-phosphogluconate aldolase has translation MNAELGKRLAECRLMPVVVIEDAGKAVDLAGALLEAGLGVIEITFRTAAAEESIRRIAKECPAMLAGAGTLLDDSQVKRAIDAGAQFGLAPGLDPRTIASAQAAKFDFIPGVMTPGEVQQGLALGCKVQKFFPAEQAGGAAFLKALEGPYGHTGVRFVPTGGLHAGNIAPYLALKSVAGLGGSWFVDKKLTEANDWAAVTRLTREALALTKAPASPES, from the coding sequence ATGAATGCCGAACTGGGTAAGCGACTCGCGGAATGCCGGTTGATGCCGGTGGTGGTCATTGAGGATGCGGGCAAGGCAGTCGACCTGGCCGGGGCTTTGCTCGAGGCCGGGTTGGGGGTGATCGAGATCACCTTCCGCACCGCCGCTGCGGAGGAATCCATCCGCCGCATCGCCAAGGAATGCCCGGCCATGTTGGCCGGTGCGGGCACTTTGCTGGACGACAGCCAGGTCAAACGCGCCATCGACGCCGGGGCCCAATTCGGCCTCGCTCCCGGACTCGATCCCCGAACCATCGCCAGCGCCCAGGCGGCAAAATTCGATTTCATCCCCGGGGTCATGACACCGGGCGAAGTCCAACAGGGCCTGGCCCTCGGATGCAAGGTGCAGAAATTCTTCCCCGCCGAACAGGCCGGAGGCGCCGCCTTCCTCAAGGCCCTCGAAGGCCCCTACGGCCACACCGGCGTTCGCTTCGTCCCCACCGGCGGTCTCCACGCCGGCAACATCGCCCCCTACCTCGCCCTCAAGAGCGTGGCCGGTCTCGGCGGTTCCTGGTTCGTCGATAAAAAACTCACCGAAGCCAACGACTGGGCCGCCGTCACCCGGCTCACCCGCGAGGCTTTGGCCCTTACCAAGGCACCGGCATCGCCGGAGTCTTAA
- a CDS encoding sugar kinase — MNLRDPKTCQYDEISLGEVMLRLDPGEGRIRTARTFRAWEGGGEYNVARGLRRCFGLRTALVSAFADNEIGRLLEDFILQGGVDTSLLKWSPYDGIGRTVRNGLNFTERGFGVRGAVGCSDRGLTAASQLKPGDIDWDHIFGELGARWFHTGGIFAALGAQTAEVVLEATTAARKHGTIVSYDLNYRPSLWKGIGGTDKAREINQAIAHNVDVMIGNEEDFTACLGLHVEGADANLTNLEKDSFQRMIGQAVKAYPNFQAVATTLRGVKSATVNDWSAILWTGGKFYHSVDRPGLEIMDRVGGGDSFASGLIYGLMVLGDPQQAVEYGAAHGALAMTTPGDTSMASLAEVKKLAAGGGARVDR, encoded by the coding sequence ATGAATCTCCGCGACCCCAAAACCTGCCAATACGACGAAATCTCCCTCGGCGAAGTCATGCTCCGCCTCGACCCCGGTGAGGGCCGCATCCGCACCGCCCGCACCTTCCGCGCCTGGGAAGGCGGCGGGGAATACAATGTGGCCCGCGGCCTGCGCCGCTGCTTCGGCCTGCGCACCGCCCTGGTCAGCGCCTTCGCCGACAACGAAATCGGGCGCCTGCTGGAAGACTTCATCCTCCAGGGCGGTGTCGACACTTCGCTCCTCAAATGGTCCCCTTACGACGGCATCGGTCGCACGGTCCGCAACGGCCTCAATTTCACCGAGCGCGGTTTCGGTGTCCGTGGCGCTGTCGGTTGCTCCGACCGCGGCCTGACCGCCGCCTCCCAGCTCAAGCCGGGCGACATCGATTGGGATCACATCTTCGGGGAACTGGGCGCCCGCTGGTTCCACACCGGTGGGATCTTTGCCGCCCTAGGCGCCCAGACCGCCGAAGTGGTGCTCGAGGCCACCACCGCCGCGCGCAAGCACGGCACCATCGTCTCCTATGACTTGAACTACCGTCCCTCGCTCTGGAAGGGCATCGGCGGGACCGACAAGGCGCGCGAAATCAACCAGGCCATCGCCCACAACGTCGATGTCATGATCGGCAACGAAGAGGACTTCACCGCCTGTCTCGGACTGCATGTCGAAGGGGCTGACGCCAACCTCACCAATTTGGAAAAGGACAGCTTCCAGCGCATGATCGGCCAGGCGGTCAAAGCCTATCCCAACTTCCAGGCTGTCGCCACCACCCTGCGCGGCGTCAAGAGCGCGACCGTCAACGATTGGAGCGCCATCCTTTGGACCGGCGGGAAGTTCTACCACTCCGTGGACCGGCCCGGCCTGGAAATCATGGACCGCGTCGGCGGCGGCGACAGCTTTGCCTCCGGACTGATCTACGGGTTGATGGTCCTGGGCGATCCGCAACAGGCGGTCGAGTATGGGGCCGCGCATGGCGCCCTGGCCATGACCACCCCCGGCGACACTTCCATGGCCTCCCTGGCCGAGGTCAAGAAGCTGGCCGCCGGCGGCGGTGCCCGCGTCGACCGTTGA